In Plasmodium chabaudi chabaudi strain AS genome assembly, chromosome: 10, a single genomic region encodes these proteins:
- a CDS encoding zinc finger Ran-binding domain-containing protein 2, putative, with product MEDHKYSDKRDSEDWICTDEKCRNANSYKRMYCSQCNRVRPKKTIKKNPKQILFKTNDWKCDDCGNINWAKREKCNICGKSKYTKKLNDFKPNKEIRTGKGGGHYDIQGNNERRAHDSEDEEFDEFGRRKKRKLPNNEEKSSNAQTENSSTRNYNNYSNNKDMEKKNHTHKKRRTSSHSRSDSTSSYKNRRESSYSSDDGKKTKNYKYGSKKYDSSKDNYKYNDRKYDNKKKHSHSSKYNDYKYDDDRSDDSRKNNYYRKGHRRD from the exons ATGGAAGACCATAAATATTCAG ACAAAAGGGATTCAGAGGATTGGATATGCACAGATGAAAA atgTCGAAATGCCAACTCTTACAAGAGAATGTATTGCAGCCAATGCAATCGAGTCAGACCAAAGAAAACGA taaaaaaaaacccTAAACAAATATTGTTTAAGACGAATGATTGGAAATGTGATGATTGTGGTAACATAAACTGGGCTAAACGAGAAAAATGTAACATATGTGGTAAAAGTaaatacacaaaaaaattaaatgattttaaaccaaataaagaaataagaACAGGAAAGGGAGGAGGACATTATGATATCCAAGGTAATAATGAAAGAAGAGCCCACGATTCAGAAGATGAGGAATTTGATGAATTTGGACGTcgaaagaaaagaaaactACCAA ACAATGAGGAAAAAAGCTCCAATGCACAAACTGAAAATTCTTCGACgagaaattataataattatagtaataacaaagatatggaaaaaaaaaatcacacACATAAAAAGCGTCGTACATCTTCACATTCAAGAAGTGATTCCACTAGCTCTTATAAAAATCGTAGGGAAAGTAGTTATAGTAGCGATGATggtaaaaaaacaaaaaattataaatatggaagtaaaaaatatgatagcAGTAAAGACAATTATAAGTATAATGATAGgaaatatgataataagAAAAAGCATAGCCATAGtagtaaatataatgactataaatatgatgacGATAGATCTGATGATAGCCGGAAAAATAACTATTACCGAAAAGGGCATAGGAGAGATTAG
- a CDS encoding flap endonuclease 1, putative, with protein sequence MGIKGLTKFIADTAPNAIKEIKIENLMGRVVAIDASMSLYQFIIAIRDGDQYGNLMNEAGETTSHISGLMSRTIKLMENGLKPIYVFDGAPPELKGSELEKRGEKRQKAEELLLKAKEEGNLEEIKKQSGRTVRVTKKQNEEAKKLLTLMGIPVIESPCEAEAQCAFLTKYDMAHATATEDADALVFGTKILIRNLNANASSNKNKNKNSSKRGYILTEINLEQVLKGLKLTMDEFIDFCILCGCDYCDTIKGIGSKTAYNLIKEYNCIENIIKNIDQNKYQVPDNFKYVEARQSFINPKVLEKSEVKIDWCEPKIEELKTFLIKEHNFNEVRVTNYITRLLKARKVTTQRRLDTFFTTCTKKSTKLIIEESQKELLKAKGKGKKRELNDNSTKLNAKKKKTNIKDEKKNTDKMDELKNKSDENFVKDEENDQDDYDQNLFDEKTNSDSGNIKNENIKEDISSNDITMDIPKCTNDIVC encoded by the coding sequence ATGGGAATTAAAGGTTTAACCAAGTTCATCGCGGACACTGCTCCAAATGCGATTAAAGAGATAAAAATCGAAAATTTAATGGGAAGAGTAGTAGCAATTGACGCATCCATGTCTTTGTATCAATTTATAATAGCAATTAGAGATGGAGATCAATATGGCAATTTAATGAACGAGGCAGGTGAAACAACTTCACACATATCTGGTTTAATGTCAAGaactataaaattaatggaAAATGGATTAAAAccaatttatgtttttgaTGGAGCTCCACCTGAATTAAAGGGTTCGGAATTAGAAAAGAGAGGAGAGAAAAGGCAAAAAGCAGAAGAATTATTATTGAAAGCAAAAGAGGAAGGAAATttagaagaaataaaaaaacaaagtgGAAGAACAGTAAGagtaacaaaaaaacaaaatgaagaagcaaaaaaattattaacattaATGGGGATACCTGTTATTGAAAGCCCATGTGAAGCTGAAGCACAATGTgcatttttaacaaaatatgatatgGCTCATGCAACTGCTACTGAAGATGCAGATGCATTAGTTTTTGGaactaaaatattaataagaaACTTAAATGCTAATGCGTcgtcaaataaaaataaaaataaaaattctaGCAAAAGaggatatatattaacagaaataaatttagaaCAAGTATTAAAAGgattaaaattaacaatGGATGAATTTATAGATTTTTGTATTCTTTGTGGATGTGATTATTGTGATACTATAAAAGGTATAGGGTCTAAAACTgcttataatttaataaaagaatataattgtattgagaatattattaaaaatatcgaccaaaataaataccAAGTACCcgataattttaaatatgtagaAGCTAGGcaatcatttattaatccAAAAGTTTTAGAAAAAAGTGAAGTAAAAATTGATTGGTGTGAACCCAAAATCGAAGAATTAAAAacctttttaattaaagaacataattttaatgaagTTAGAGTAACAAACTATATTACCAGATTATTAAAAGCTCGAAAGGTAACAACACAGAGACGTCTTGATACCTTTTTCACTACTTgcacaaaaaaaagcacaaaattaattatagaAGAAAGTCAAAAAGAACTATTAAAAGCTAAAGGTAAAGGAAAAAAGAGAGAATTGAATGATAACTCTACTAAACttaatgcaaaaaaaaagaaaaccaACATAAAGGACGAGAAGAAAAATACCGACAAAATGGATGAACTGAAAAACAAATCCGATGAAAACTTCGTAaaagatgaagaaaatgatcaGGATGATTATGATCAAAATCTTTTTGACGAAAAAACGAACTCAGACTCAggtaatataaaaaatgaaaacataAAAGAAGATATTTCTTCTAATGATATAACAATGGATATTCCAAAATGCACTAATGATATAGTATGTTAA